One part of the Solanum dulcamara chromosome 3, daSolDulc1.2, whole genome shotgun sequence genome encodes these proteins:
- the LOC129882843 gene encoding uncharacterized protein LOC129882843, whose amino-acid sequence MDIHSIPKIVLIVVLFLVVHPSGSRSQWVTNQPSPLCPSQFALVNHACSLLPFVPVSPPSPPSSPSLLVAPPPPPSPPERRHRHRHDRHHGHRESSAEENCCRWMRQVDSECVCDLLIRLPLFLSRPVHQYTIMVDPACNITFECGSRVENHMLTPFP is encoded by the coding sequence ATGGACATACATAGCATCCCGAAGATAGTATTGATTGTGGTATTATTCCTAGTGGTGCACCCAAGTGGATCAAGAAGCCAATGGGTGACTAACCAACCTAGTCCTCTTTGTCCCTCTCAATTTGCACTAGTGAATCATGCATGTTCGTTGCTCCCATTTGTTCCGGTGTCTCCTCCATCTCCACCATCATCCCCTTCTTTGCTAGTAGCCCCACCTCCTCCTCCCAGCCCTCCAGAAAGAAGACACAGACACAGGCATGATCGACACCACGGGCATAGGGAAAGTTCTGCAGAAGAGAACTGCTGCAGGTGGATGAGACAAGTCGACAGCGAATGTGTGTGTGATCTGCTGATTCGTTTGCCTTTGTTCCTGTCTAGGCCTGTCCACCAGTACACAATCATGGTTGATCCAGCTTGCAATATTACGTTCGAGTGCGGTTCGAGGGTTGAGAATCATATGTTAACCCCTTTCCCCTGA
- the LOC129882842 gene encoding protein WHAT'S THIS FACTOR 1 homolog, chloroplastic produces the protein MHFRNRLVHSLRSTNHEFRVFMLFKASISSLKVAWRKDPKLDQAIENDKKWKQCARVVKEVLNEPGQAIPLHYLEKRRERLGLQVKIKTFLDWNPGLFDNYLDRVRPKSEPVTFVRPSERLRQFLEEESRIFVNNEPLLVSKLCKLLMMSKDKVVSADKLVQVKREFGFPNDLLVNLVPKYPEYYNLIGEPGEGKSFLQLVRWNPEFAKSVIELRAEEESRLTGIRTRPAFNWKLPPGFFIRKEVREWIRDWMELPYVSPYADVSHLDQSSREMEKRNVGVFHELLSLSLYKRVPIPILGKFSDEYRFSNAFSNVFTRHSGIFYTSLKCGIKTSMLREAYKDGELIDRDPLLEIKDKFLELLAEGHRQKDERLRLQREMVQEDMKMMAVNNNELDLHKNEEELLDEEEDAVL, from the coding sequence ATGCACTTCAGGAATCGTCTTGTACATTCACTCAGAAGCACAAACCATGAGTTTAGGGTTTTCATGCTATTCAAAGCATCAATTTCAAGCCTGAAAGTGGCATGGCGGAAGGACCCAAAGCTAGACCAAGCAATTGAAAACGACAAAAAGTGGAAGCAATGTGCAAGAGTTGTCAAAGAAGTGCTAAACGAGCCGGGTCAGGCAATCCCTCTTCACTATTTGGAGAAACGCCGTGAAAGATTGGGGTTGCAAGTAAAAATCAAGACATTTCTTGATTGGAACCCCGgtttatttgataattatctGGATCGGGTCAGACCCAAATCAGAACCGGTCACATTTGTTCGACCCAGTGAAAGACTAAGACAATTCTTGGAAGAGGAGAGTAGGATTTTTGTTAATAATGAACCTTTATTGGTTTCTAAATTATGCAAACTTTTGATGATGTCTAAGGATAAGGTTGTAAGTGCAGATAAATTGGTACAGGTGAAGAGGGAATTCGGGTTCCCGAATGATCTTTTGGTAAATTTAGTgccaaaatatccagaatactATAACTTAATTGGTGAACCTGGGGAAGGGAAATCATTTTTGCAATTGGTTAGGTGGAACCCAGAGTTTGCGAAGTCGGTGATTGAGCTAAGAGCTGAGGAAGAATCAAGGTTAACAGGAATCAGAACTAGACCAGCATTTAACTGGAAACTTCCACCAGGTTTTTTCATTAGGAAGGAGGTGAGAGAGTGGATTCGAGATTGGATGGAGCTCCCTTATGTATCACCATATGCTGATGTATCACATTTGGATCAATCTTCACGAGAGATGGAGAAGAGGAACGTGGGGGTTTTCCATGAGTTGCTATCTCTTTCTCTTTATAAGCGGGTTCCCATCCCCATTTTAGGCAAGTTTAGTGATGAATATAGGTTTTCAAATGCATTCTCGAATGTATTTACTAGGCATTCGGGGATATTCTATACTTCATTGAAGTGTGGGATTAAAACCTCAATGCTTAGGGAAGCATACAAGGATGGTGAGCTGATAGATCGAGATCCACTTCTTGAGATTAAGGACAAATTTCTTGAGTTACTTGCTGAGGGCCACCGGCAGAAAGATGAGCGCTTGAGATTGCAGAGAGAGATGGTTCAGGAGGACATGAAAATGATGGCAGTTAACAATAATGAACTAGACTTACACAAAAATGAAGAGGAGCTATTGGATGAGGAGGAAGATGCAGTGCTTTGA
- the LOC129883656 gene encoding uncharacterized protein LOC129883656, which yields MTIKLVVRGLTLNIISAYAPQVELDEKIKRHFREDLDEVVVSIPPTEKLFIGEDFNGHIGSISTGYDEVHKVFSFGNRNGRGVSLLDFAKSFGLMVANLSFSKKEEHLDDKGICKDCKVIQSENLTIQHKLLVMDLEIRRKKKKMVVDDRPRIRWGSLTLSSILEMGENLMAMGAWDCIGMRAVYGIG from the exons atgacaATTAAGTTAGTCGTTAGAGGGCTCACCTTAAATATTATTAGTGCCTACGCGCCACAAGTGGAGTTGGATGAGAAGATAAAAAGGCATTTTAGGGAGGACTTGGACGAAGTGGTGGTAAgtataccgcctactgagaagttATTCATAGGAGAAGATTTTAATGGCCACATTGGGTCTATTTCGACGGGCTATGATGAGGTGCATAAAGTATTTAGCTTTGGGAACAGGAATGGTAGAGGAGTCTCACTCCTggatttcgcaaaatcttttgGATTAATGGTAGCCAACTTGAGTTTTTCGAAGAAGGAGGAGCACTTG GATGATAAAGGCATCTGTAAGGACTGCAAGGTCATACAAAGTGAGAATCTTACAATCCAACATAAGCtattggtgatggatttagagataagaagaaagaagaagaagatggtcgTGGATGATCGACCGAGGATTAGGTGGGGTAGTTTGACTCTATCTAGTATCCTAGAGATGGGGGAGAACCTGATGGCTATGGGGGCGTGGGATTGTATAGGGATGCGAGCAGTATATGGTATAGGATGA
- the LOC129881754 gene encoding adenylate isopentenyltransferase 3, chloroplastic, which yields MISMMSSAQMCKQVWPNLLQFRNFLQKDKVVVVMGVTGAGKSRLSIDIATQFNGEIVNCDKIQVYKGLDIATNKITEEERCGIPHHLLGVIDPYKEFTTKNFCNMASCTVNSITNREKLPIIVGGSNSFIEAFVHNNFSTRYDFCFLWVDASMNVLNSFLYERVDKMVDQGMVDEVRKIFNPKNTDYTKGIRKAIGVPEFDSYFRAELSNSMDKQTRERLLKEAINEVKINNCILASKQLDKIKRLINVKGWKIHRLDATEVFRKQRKAEEEDAEEIWKNMVMGQSRKIVAKFLYENYRNSMVYKTDGTAIASSVIAAASHY from the coding sequence ATGATTAGTATGATGAGCTCTGCACAAATGTGCAAACAAGTATGGCCAAATTTGCTACAATTTCGAAATTTTCTTCAAAAGGACAAGGTTGTGGTGGTCATGGGAGTCACCGGTGCCGGAAAATCAAGACTCTCTATAGACATAGCCACTCAATTCAATGGAGAAATAGTAAATTGCGACAAAATACAAGTGTACAAAGGTCTTGATATCGCGACTAACAAAATAACAGAAGAAGAACGTTGCGGTATACCACATCATCTTCTAGGTGTAATTGATCCTTACAAAGAATTCACCACTAAAAACTTCTGCAACATGGCTTCATGTACTGTTAATTCTATAACCAACCGCGAGAAACTTCCTATCATCGTTGGAGGATCAAATTCGTTCATCGAGGCATTTGTCCACAACAATTTTAGTACGAGGTACGATTTTTGTTTCCTATGGGTTGATGCGTCTATGAACGTGCTAAATTCGTTCTTATACGAACGAGTAGACAAAATGGTCGATCAAGGAATGGTGGAtgaggtaagaaaaatattcaatcCAAAAAACACAGATTACACCAAAGGCATACGTAAAGCCATTGGTGTCCCGGAATTTGACAGTTACTTTCGTGCTGAACTATCAAATTCCATGGACAAGCAGACTCGCGAGAGGCTGCTAAAGGAAGCAATTAATGAAGTGAAGATCAATAATTGTATACTAGCAAGTAAACAATTAGATAAAATAAAACGATTAATCAACGTTAAAGGATGGAAAATCCATCGATTAGATGCAACCGAAGTTTTTCGAAAACAGAGAAAAGCAGAGGAAGAAGACGCGGAGGAAATATGGAAGAATATGGTGATGGGACAGAGCAGAAAGATTGTGGCGAAATTTTTATACGAAAATTATAGGAATTCAATGGTTTATAAAACTGATGGGACAGCCATTGCATCATCAGTCATAGCAGCCGCATCtcactattaa